The region TGCGCCACCCCCCGTGCGGCCGGCCAGCAGGATAATGTACTGTCCGTACTTTACGATTGCGCCCTGGTTGGCGGTCACGGGCGGCGGGGTCTTCTTGACCCAAGTGCCGTCGTTGAGGTCAACCACCAGCGTGGTGTGAAGCCACGCGGGCGGGCTCGCGCCGTCCCAGCCCCAGAACACGTAGAGCTTGTCGCCGACCACTTCGCAGTGCTTCATCAGCGGCATACCGGCGGTAGCGTCACCGGGGTTCAGGATGTCCATGTCGGACCAGGTCTCGGTGGACAGGTCGTAGGTGAACAGCTTGAACCAGGTCGGCGTTGCACCGCTCTGCTGCGTGATCCAGTAGAACTTGTTACCGCTCTGGACGCCGCCGGGAGCCGGAGCATCGATGCCGGGGAATGCGCTCAAGTAGTCGTTGTCGCCAGCATCGCGCCAGTCGTTGGTCGCGTAGTTGTATACGTCAACGCTGTGCGGTACCCAGTGCGGATAGCCGCCGAAGATAAAGATCTCCTGGATGCCGTCCGCGTCGGTGTCCCAAGCTGCGCACATGTTGGTGTAGGACTGGTAGCCGTGAGACTCGAAGGGCGGCATGCTGCCTCTCGCAGGCCACTGGATCAGTCCGTTGAGCCCGGAGACCGTGACCTTGAAGAAGCGATCACCAGAGCCACCGAGCCACCAGTAGCAGACGCCATTGGCGCCACGTCGCACGAACTTGACCTCTCCGATACCGTCCGCGAAGGTGACGGATTCGACTTCGCCGTAGCAAGCGGCCGAATCGTCTGCAGCGATCACCTTGATCCAGTCGCCCGGAAAGATGACGCCGGTAAGGTCGCTGAGCGTCAGCATGGTATCTTCGTCGAGCTGGCCGGTGTCGGAAGTGGCTACTAACTGCGACTGCGTGCTTGCGGTCTCCCAAGTGTTGGTGACCGGGTCGTACAGGCTCATCTTGGAATGGCGGTTGGTGGTTGCCCAGTTCTTAGGCGTGTCCCGCCAACCGTCCTCCGTGTAGTCCGTGCCCGAGCGACCGCCCAGGATGTTGAACTTGCCGTTCGCGAAAACGGTGAAGGTGCGGTAAACGTTCAGCACCTGCGAATTGGTGGGTGTGAAGATGCTGTCCCCGTATGGCCAAACGGACGGATCATTCGGGATCGCCGTCCACTGGGCGGCTGCGAGGCCCACCAGACCGAGGGAGAGAACGATGGATGCGATACTGCGTCGTATCATCCTCAGATAGGTGCTCCTTTTCTAGTTTGAAGCCGGAAGGCTGCATACCCATTATACAGCAAGTTTATCGTTTAGTTATACTAAACATTTGACTTTCTTCCCTGAAAACCGCCGGAGAATGAAAGTTAACAATTCTAAAGGGCCGCAGCCACTCACGCTATTAACCCGCGTTGATGACCGAATACGAACGATGATTAGGACCAAAGGACTTAAGCGGTTTACCGGCACAGCGGCTTGTAGGAGTCCAAAGCAGAGTGGGAAGCCGCAGAGATGGTGCTCTGTCGCGCACGACCTCAGAACGAACCGCTCACTAGTTGTCACCCTGCTTACTGAAGTTGACGAGAACGATGTTGAGATCGGCAAGGCCGACGTGCCCGTCGCCGTCGTAGTCGCCGATTCCTGACTTCGCGAAGTTGATGAGGACGATGTTGAGATCGGCCAGATCCACCTGGTTGTTGCCGCTTCCGTCGCCGTTCAACAATGCGATGGTGCCGACTGCGTTGTCTCCGCGCGACAGGGTCACGCTGCTCAAGCGCTTGGCCAGGAAGTTCTGGGCGAGAAAGCGCAGATCATAGACGCCGGGCGAGATCCCTAGCGGGGCGACGAATCCTCCGGTAGCGCTGAGCTCCACAGACGCGGCAGCTATGGGCTCCGTACCCCCCGGAGCGAAAACCTGAACTGCGGCCGGCACGCCCGAAGGGTCCAGGTGGAACTCGAGGTCGAGCACGCCGGAAATCCCACTCGTGAGGAGTGATGAAGCCTGGATGGAATAGGCATCGTTCCGCCATAAGACATTGTGATCGAGTCCGCCGGTTACGTAGACGATTCCCTCTGGCGAAATGCCTGCAGCAACGCCGCTCGCACGGTAGGGCAACCGGTACGGCGACACGAACCACGTGTCGCGGGTCGTGTCGTATACCTGGATGGCATCTACTGCGGTAGACGCGCCACTGCCGGATCGTCCGCCAAACAGTATCACATAATCGCCGTAGCGTACGGACGCACCCTGGTTAGCAGTAATCGGTGGAGGCGCGAGGGTCGCGAAGCTCCCCTGCAACACATCGTAGCGCACCGTTTTCTTCGAAGAGGAGTCGCCTCCGAAGTAGTAAACTGCGCCGCTCGGACCTATCTCGGGGAAGCCCTGGCCGGTGCACAGGAAGTCGAGCGTTAGGCCCGGCACGAGGTCGAGTGTCCATGTGTCGGAGAGCAGGTCGTACACCTGTACCTGGCCGCCTTCGTCCCGCCCCATCCAGCAGAACAAATCGCCCACCTGCGCTCCGGCAGCACGCTGTTCGTTGACCGACCCTGGAAGGTTACCGCTCGCTCTAGACCAGGAGTTGGTGGCTGGGTCGTACACGTCCACGTTGTTGGGGGTCCAGTGCGGGTAGCCGGAGAAAAGGTAAATCTCCTTCTCGCCGTCGCCATCCCTATCGTGCGCCGCGACCATCGTGTGGTTGCCTGCCTGATAACCCTCTCCCGCGCGTGCCACGTCCAGCTCGTTACCGTTGTTGATGGGCGTCGGGCCCACGACCGTCACAATAAACACTTTGTCGCCGGGTTTCGGGCTCCATGTAGGTGGCACCGTGCCTCGAGAGAGGGTTACGGTCGTCGCCATGCCGTCGAACGAGAGGCTAGCTACTCTCCCTACGAACGACTTCACCTCGCCCGGCACTATGCCATCGCCCGACTCGACACGAATCTGGTCGTCCACTGCGAGGTCGTCGGTGACATCGCCCTGCACCAGGAAGCTGCTCGCATCCAGACGCACGACTTCACCGGTGTAGGCGAGCTGCGACTGCACCCCACCACCTTCCCACGTGCCGGAGACGGGGTCGAGAACACTCGCATGAGAGTGCCGGTTCGAGTTGGGCCAGACGATGAGGCCCTCTTCGTAGTCGAACCCCGAGCGGCCGCCGAACACGTAGAACTTGCCGTTGGCGAACACCGAGAAAGAGCGGCTGAGGCTGATCTGCTGGCTGTTCGCAGGTTGCGAGATGCTATCGGCGTAGGGCCAGATGCAGGGGTCCGGGGGCAGGGCGGTCCACTGCGCAACTGCGGTGGCGCAGACCGATACGATGCAGATGCCAAGCCAGATGATGCGAGCTGTCATGGCGATGCGGACTCCTTTCCAAATCGAGGCCACCGCCACTCGCGGCGACCCTGTGCATTATAACGTGATCCGGCGAGTTTGCTGCCCTCCTATGGCGCCCAGGGGTCGATCGCTCCGTAGGGGTAGGCGCCGTCAATCCGAGCAAAGAACATGCTCCGGTTGGTGATCACTTCGACCCCATACAACACCCCTTGGGGGGCGACGTGGAGAGACGCGCGCCAGGCATCGCCCGAAAGCTGCATCGCGTCGCGCGTCCAATCGGCCTCCGACCGAAATGGCTTGGACAGCAAGCGCACGGCCATGATGCGCTCGTCCCGCCCAAGGCCGCTGATCCGGGCCGCCACCTCCACCGTCTGCTCTCCGCGCAACCTGTCCACGGCAGTGACCTCGACCGAAACACGGATGTTTGCACCATCCCCCATCGGCCTGTTCTGCACGCCCGGTGGCTTGTCCGACACCGGCATCGCCACGAAGTCCTTCTCGTCCTGATCGAACAGCTTCACGGACTGCGACCACTGATAGGTCTCCGTGTGCATACGAAGGCGGTCTATGATCGGGCGGAAGTGCCTGTCCCCCTCCTCGGCT is a window of Fimbriimonadia bacterium DNA encoding:
- a CDS encoding carboxypeptidase regulatory-like domain-containing protein: MTARIIWLGICIVSVCATAVAQWTALPPDPCIWPYADSISQPANSQQISLSRSFSVFANGKFYVFGGRSGFDYEEGLIVWPNSNRHSHASVLDPVSGTWEGGGVQSQLAYTGEVVRLDASSFLVQGDVTDDLAVDDQIRVESGDGIVPGEVKSFVGRVASLSFDGMATTVTLSRGTVPPTWSPKPGDKVFIVTVVGPTPINNGNELDVARAGEGYQAGNHTMVAAHDRDGDGEKEIYLFSGYPHWTPNNVDVYDPATNSWSRASGNLPGSVNEQRAAGAQVGDLFCWMGRDEGGQVQVYDLLSDTWTLDLVPGLTLDFLCTGQGFPEIGPSGAVYYFGGDSSSKKTVRYDVLQGSFATLAPPPITANQGASVRYGDYVILFGGRSGSGASTAVDAIQVYDTTRDTWFVSPYRLPYRASGVAAGISPEGIVYVTGGLDHNVLWRNDAYSIQASSLLTSGISGVLDLEFHLDPSGVPAAVQVFAPGGTEPIAAASVELSATGGFVAPLGISPGVYDLRFLAQNFLAKRLSSVTLSRGDNAVGTIALLNGDGSGNNQVDLADLNIVLINFAKSGIGDYDGDGHVGLADLNIVLVNFSKQGDN